The proteins below are encoded in one region of Candidatus Palauibacter soopunensis:
- a CDS encoding penicillin acylase family protein: MQPRSGRHILPGLVDPVTVTFDEWAIPSISASTELDAMRVQGFMHASDRLWQMELFQRVARGRLAELFGPAAIGADRLARTLDLWSAAGRELDDMAETERALLEAFTEGVNGRIASWRGPWPPEFLILGIEPQPWSPQASLSIGRIMSLDLSEWREELDRMTALATLDADHRRALGAGYPVWGPTILQDTLPSGTPPARIAIAETPVPADPRAAASSPDPLIYLSRFGFHASNSWALTGSRTADGVPLLANDMHLALRAPSTWYLNSIAAEDADLAVAGLSIPGAPGVIVGLNRDVAWSFTNAEVDDADFVVEGINLDGSMYRDSADWRPFETRTEEIRVRGRGEPETWVVRSTVRGPVITDVVPAGGLTLSLLWTGLEPGGPFSALREMNRASDVEAFVAAVARFRSPHQNVVYAASSGEIGYRMAGSVPLRPAGEGASPISFERLPAGWPGFWPPEAMPALRDPERGYLVSANNLQARSLFGRVGAYYPAPFRARRIDDLVSRASGWTVEDMRETQLDSHSLWAERYRPRAVRAARRAGLDSLALLLERWDLRTETESRGAVPFFTWLYRLRELIVADEFEGGDGWFPDLAFMEIVETGDSAWIDDARTPEVERLEALEEEAARTAAVAPRSSWGEVHRERSAHPLGTVALLDRLFGFHVGPYPSRGGPHTVRPDAPSLRSRLDSTAWKFPVVSEYGPSARFVARAAPSDMRGYFLLPTGQAGNPLDPHYRDMGAVWTENPLIELRPGRPPTRVERALLFLPGSR; encoded by the coding sequence ATGCAGCCGCGATCCGGCCGGCACATCCTGCCGGGCCTGGTGGATCCCGTCACGGTAACGTTCGATGAGTGGGCCATTCCGTCCATCTCCGCGAGCACCGAACTCGACGCCATGCGCGTCCAGGGCTTCATGCACGCCTCCGACCGGTTGTGGCAGATGGAGCTCTTCCAGCGGGTCGCGCGCGGACGCCTGGCCGAACTCTTCGGTCCGGCTGCCATCGGCGCGGATCGCCTCGCGCGTACGCTGGACCTGTGGTCGGCAGCGGGCCGCGAACTCGACGACATGGCGGAGACGGAGCGGGCCCTCCTCGAGGCATTCACGGAGGGTGTCAACGGTCGCATCGCGAGTTGGCGGGGGCCGTGGCCCCCCGAATTCCTCATCCTCGGCATCGAGCCGCAGCCGTGGAGTCCGCAGGCGTCCCTTTCGATCGGCCGCATCATGTCGCTGGATCTCTCCGAGTGGCGGGAGGAACTGGACCGGATGACGGCGCTCGCGACGCTCGACGCGGATCATCGGCGGGCGCTGGGGGCCGGATACCCGGTCTGGGGGCCCACGATTCTCCAGGACACGCTCCCCTCCGGCACTCCGCCGGCGCGCATCGCCATCGCGGAGACTCCGGTTCCTGCGGATCCGCGCGCGGCGGCTTCGTCTCCCGACCCTCTGATCTATCTCTCCCGCTTCGGCTTTCACGCCTCGAACTCGTGGGCGCTGACGGGATCGCGCACCGCGGATGGCGTTCCACTGCTCGCGAACGACATGCACCTCGCCCTCCGGGCACCCTCCACCTGGTACCTCAACTCCATCGCGGCCGAGGATGCGGACCTGGCCGTCGCGGGCCTGTCGATCCCGGGAGCCCCCGGCGTCATCGTCGGACTCAACCGGGATGTCGCATGGTCCTTCACGAACGCGGAGGTGGACGACGCGGACTTCGTGGTCGAAGGCATCAACCTCGACGGGTCGATGTATCGCGACTCCGCCGACTGGCGGCCCTTCGAGACGCGGACGGAGGAGATCCGCGTGCGGGGGCGCGGCGAGCCGGAGACCTGGGTCGTGCGTTCGACGGTGCGCGGCCCGGTGATCACGGATGTCGTACCGGCCGGAGGACTCACGCTGTCGCTGTTGTGGACGGGGCTCGAACCCGGGGGTCCCTTCTCGGCTCTCCGCGAGATGAATCGGGCCTCCGACGTCGAGGCGTTCGTGGCGGCGGTCGCGCGCTTTCGTTCGCCTCACCAGAACGTGGTCTATGCGGCGTCGAGCGGGGAGATCGGCTACCGCATGGCGGGGTCCGTGCCCCTGCGCCCGGCCGGGGAGGGCGCCTCCCCGATCTCCTTCGAGCGCCTGCCCGCGGGCTGGCCGGGCTTCTGGCCACCGGAAGCGATGCCGGCGCTACGAGATCCGGAGCGGGGATATCTCGTCAGCGCGAACAACCTCCAGGCGCGGTCCCTGTTCGGACGGGTAGGCGCGTACTATCCGGCGCCGTTTCGGGCCCGGCGCATCGATGACCTCGTGTCTCGCGCGTCGGGCTGGACGGTGGAGGACATGCGCGAGACGCAACTGGACAGCCACAGCCTCTGGGCGGAGCGCTACCGGCCACGCGCCGTCCGGGCCGCCCGCCGCGCGGGCCTCGATTCGCTCGCGCTCCTGCTCGAGCGCTGGGATCTGCGCACCGAAACGGAATCTCGGGGCGCCGTACCCTTCTTCACCTGGCTCTACCGACTGCGCGAACTCATCGTTGCCGACGAGTTCGAGGGCGGAGACGGGTGGTTCCCCGATCTCGCGTTCATGGAGATCGTCGAGACCGGGGACAGCGCCTGGATCGACGATGCGCGCACGCCGGAAGTCGAGCGCCTCGAAGCGCTGGAAGAAGAGGCGGCTCGCACCGCGGCCGTCGCCCCCCGAAGCTCGTGGGGGGAGGTCCATCGCGAGCGATCGGCCCACCCGCTCGGAACCGTGGCGCTGCTCGACCGCCTGTTCGGGTTCCACGTCGGACCCTATCCGTCGCGCGGCGGGCCACACACCGTTCGCCCCGACGCCCCGTCGCTGAGATCGCGTCTCGACTCGACCGCGTGGAAGTTCCCGGTCGTGAGCGAGTACGGCCCCAGCGCGAGATTCGTCGCTCGCGCCGCGCCCTCGGACATGAGGGGCTACTTCCTGCTGCCCACGGGCCAGGCCGGAAACCCGCTCGATCCGCACTATCGAGACATGGGGGCCGTGTGGACCGAGAATCCGCTCATCGAACTCCGCCCGGGCCGGCCGCCCACGAGGGTGGAGAGGGCGCTCCTTTTTCTGCCCGGCTCGCGTTGA
- a CDS encoding NifU family protein, whose protein sequence is MSTATVESTLDEIERVLDDIRPAVRADGGDIQLVSFDPESGRVAVRLVGACYDCPMSTATLRAGIEQHLCHALPIVHSVEAVA, encoded by the coding sequence TTGAGCACTGCCACCGTTGAGAGCACGCTCGACGAGATCGAGAGAGTCCTCGACGACATCCGTCCCGCGGTGCGCGCGGATGGAGGGGACATTCAGCTCGTTTCGTTCGATCCGGAGAGCGGGCGCGTCGCGGTTCGGCTCGTCGGCGCCTGCTACGACTGTCCCATGTCGACCGCTACGCTTCGGGCCGGGATCGAACAGCACCTTTGCCACGCGCTCCCAATCGTCCATTCCGTCGAGGCCGTGGCGTAG
- a CDS encoding Mrp/NBP35 family ATP-binding protein → MSDTPTRGPRPLPIMDPAPKRPGPPPKGNDGDAARRHPSQAPPMPGVGRVVAVSSGKGGVGKSTISTNLAATWTRRGHRVGLLDADIYGPDIPTMFGIQEKPRIDREEVVPLEAHGVKLMSIGFLIEEDAPAIWRGPIIMGVIRQFLQQVAWGELDYLVIDMPPGTGDAQLSLCQLVRVDGAVMVTTPQDVAVGGVLRGIRMFEKLEVPVLGIVENMRGFACPGCGETHDIFGAGGGERLAGSIDVPFLGAVPLGVSVREESDRGVPTSIGRPDAPEARAFASIASAAVTRLEAVEAAREEV, encoded by the coding sequence GTGTCCGACACGCCGACCCGCGGCCCCCGGCCGCTTCCGATCATGGATCCCGCGCCCAAACGTCCCGGGCCGCCCCCGAAGGGGAACGACGGGGACGCCGCGCGACGCCATCCCTCGCAGGCGCCCCCCATGCCGGGCGTGGGGCGCGTCGTCGCCGTGAGTTCGGGCAAGGGTGGCGTCGGAAAATCCACCATCTCCACGAATCTCGCCGCAACCTGGACCCGGCGGGGCCATCGCGTCGGACTGCTCGACGCCGACATCTACGGCCCGGACATCCCGACGATGTTCGGCATCCAGGAGAAGCCCCGGATCGACCGGGAAGAAGTCGTGCCCCTGGAGGCGCACGGGGTAAAGCTCATGAGCATCGGATTCCTCATCGAGGAGGACGCTCCGGCGATCTGGCGCGGACCCATCATCATGGGGGTCATCCGCCAGTTCCTCCAGCAGGTCGCCTGGGGGGAACTCGACTACCTCGTGATCGACATGCCGCCGGGGACGGGTGACGCGCAGTTGTCGCTGTGTCAGCTCGTGCGCGTGGACGGAGCAGTCATGGTGACGACGCCGCAGGACGTGGCGGTCGGTGGCGTGCTGCGCGGTATCCGGATGTTCGAGAAGCTCGAGGTGCCGGTCCTCGGCATCGTCGAGAACATGCGCGGCTTCGCGTGTCCCGGGTGTGGCGAGACGCACGACATCTTCGGCGCCGGCGGCGGCGAGCGGCTCGCCGGCTCGATCGACGTGCCTTTCCTGGGTGCCGTGCCGCTCGGCGTGTCGGTCCGCGAGGAGAGCGATCGAGGGGTCCCGACGTCGATCGGAAGACCGGACGCACCGGAAGCTCGGGCTTTCGCAAGCATCGCGTCGGCGGCCGTCACTCGGCTGGAGGCGGTGGAAGCCGCGCGCGAGGAGGTGTAG
- a CDS encoding sigma-70 family RNA polymerase sigma factor: MNYSDHSEQTLVEMCLRGDERAAREIVLRFERPVFSLIFRMVRDRELAEDLAQETFVRTLNNLRRYDPSYKFSSWLFKIGYNLTIDHLRKKELDVVSMHGAPDAVTPDRQAATEITLVSGDERPDELLEARELGSEIEAAIGQLRPEYRTAILLRHIEGYAYDEIAQVMEIPLGTVKTYIHRARNELKAALVHLTEP, from the coding sequence GTGAACTACTCGGATCACAGCGAGCAGACGCTGGTGGAGATGTGCCTCCGCGGCGACGAACGGGCCGCGCGCGAGATCGTGCTCCGGTTCGAACGTCCGGTCTTCTCCCTCATCTTCCGGATGGTGCGGGACCGTGAACTGGCGGAGGACCTGGCCCAGGAAACGTTCGTCCGCACGTTGAACAATCTTCGCCGGTACGATCCCTCCTACAAATTTTCCTCCTGGCTCTTCAAGATCGGCTACAACCTGACGATAGATCATCTGCGCAAGAAGGAACTCGACGTCGTTTCCATGCACGGGGCGCCGGATGCCGTGACGCCGGACCGCCAGGCCGCGACGGAAATCACGCTGGTCTCGGGTGACGAACGACCCGATGAACTCCTCGAGGCCCGGGAACTCGGATCGGAGATCGAAGCGGCCATCGGGCAGCTGCGACCCGAATACCGAACCGCGATCCTCCTGCGGCACATCGAAGGTTACGCGTACGACGAAATCGCCCAGGTGATGGAGATCCCGCTCGGGACCGTGAAGACCTATATCCACCGGGCGAGAAACGAATTGAAGGCCGCTCTCGTACATCTGACGGAGCCGTAG
- the mutM gene encoding bifunctional DNA-formamidopyrimidine glycosylase/DNA-(apurinic or apyrimidinic site) lyase, protein MPELPEVETMRRDLAPLIRGRRIRRARVHHDDLILGGLSARSFSRAVLGRTFGDADRRAKYLLFPLHAADGIDGPVERLMRVQVRMTGRFALAPERPDSAEFRHPGLDLELDDGRTLFYDDVRRLGGFDLLTPDAWRAREAELGPEPLGRMFTAARLASIVAPLRAPIKNTLLDQRRVAGLGNIYASEALYRARIDPRRPAGSLDAEEVRRLHRAVRAVLREALESAGTTLRDYRAVNGRSGSFQTRLEVYQREGAACPACARPIRRIVQAGRSSFFCAGCQR, encoded by the coding sequence GTGCCGGAACTTCCCGAGGTCGAGACGATGCGCCGGGATCTCGCCCCGCTCATCCGAGGCCGACGGATCCGCCGCGCCCGGGTCCATCACGACGACCTGATCCTCGGAGGGCTTTCGGCGCGGTCGTTTTCGCGCGCCGTGCTCGGGCGCACCTTCGGAGACGCGGACCGCCGGGCCAAGTACCTGCTCTTCCCACTTCATGCGGCGGACGGCATCGACGGTCCGGTCGAGCGGTTGATGCGCGTCCAGGTCCGCATGACCGGCCGTTTCGCGCTCGCCCCGGAACGTCCGGACTCCGCGGAGTTCCGGCACCCGGGCCTCGACCTCGAACTCGACGATGGCCGGACGCTCTTCTACGACGATGTCCGCCGACTCGGCGGCTTCGACCTGCTGACGCCCGACGCGTGGAGGGCCCGGGAGGCCGAGCTCGGACCGGAGCCCCTCGGCCGGATGTTCACCGCCGCCCGGCTGGCTTCCATCGTCGCGCCGCTGCGGGCGCCGATCAAGAACACGCTGCTGGACCAGCGGCGCGTCGCGGGTCTCGGGAACATCTACGCCAGCGAGGCGTTGTACCGCGCGAGGATCGACCCGCGCCGACCGGCGGGATCGCTCGACGCGGAGGAGGTGCGGCGACTGCATCGCGCAGTGCGGGCGGTCCTGCGCGAGGCGCTCGAGAGCGCGGGGACGACGCTGCGGGACTATCGCGCCGTCAACGGCCGCTCGGGCTCCTTTCAGACGCGGCTGGAGGTCTACCAGCGCGAAGGAGCCGCGTGCCCCGCTTGCGCCCGACCGATCCGTCGGATCGTGCAGGCCGGACGGAGTTCGTTCTTCTGCGCCGGCTGCCAGCGCTAG
- the purD gene encoding phosphoribosylamine--glycine ligase: protein MNLLIIGSGGREHAFADCLRRDAPNATIYAAPGNPGMLGKAELVDIQAADIRGLLDFAAARRIDLTVVGPEAPLAAGIADRFAEAGLPVFGPDRAGARLEASKAFAKRLMRDCGVPTADHETFDEAAAALDYVAGHEEPLVVKASGLAAGKGAIVCETRGEARTAIEEMMVDRKFGDAGGRVVIEEFMRGVELSVFFVADGERAVPLLTSRDYKRVGEGDRGPNTGGMGAYSPAAPANPDFVDEVRREIAQPVLEAMAESGSPYRGFLYAGLMLTATGPRVVEFNCRMGDPETQVVLPLTSSNLLEPMLRVAHGDSLAGWRPEAAPGHALVTVLASAGYPESADSGRPIEIPAFDPGEVRVFHAGTAMKEGRLVTAGGRVLGITGFGGTLEEAARRSRAAAARIRFDGAHSRSDIGWHELDPGRLAPEESARIHPSGTASGG from the coding sequence GTGAACCTCCTCATCATCGGAAGCGGCGGCCGGGAGCACGCCTTCGCGGACTGCCTGCGCCGCGACGCGCCGAACGCCACGATCTACGCGGCCCCCGGCAACCCGGGCATGCTCGGCAAGGCGGAACTCGTCGATATCCAGGCCGCAGATATCCGAGGCCTGCTCGACTTCGCGGCGGCGCGTCGCATCGACCTCACCGTCGTCGGCCCCGAAGCCCCTCTCGCGGCGGGCATCGCCGACCGTTTCGCCGAGGCCGGTCTGCCCGTGTTCGGTCCCGACCGGGCGGGGGCCCGCCTCGAAGCTTCCAAGGCGTTCGCCAAGCGACTGATGCGCGACTGCGGCGTGCCGACGGCGGATCACGAGACGTTCGACGAGGCCGCGGCGGCGCTGGATTACGTCGCGGGCCACGAGGAACCCCTCGTGGTGAAAGCTTCCGGCCTGGCGGCCGGCAAGGGCGCCATCGTCTGCGAAACGCGCGGTGAAGCCCGTACGGCGATCGAGGAGATGATGGTCGACCGCAAGTTCGGGGACGCGGGCGGCCGGGTCGTGATCGAGGAGTTCATGCGCGGCGTGGAACTGTCCGTGTTCTTCGTGGCGGACGGGGAGCGCGCCGTCCCGCTGCTCACGTCCCGGGACTACAAGCGGGTCGGGGAGGGAGACCGCGGCCCGAACACAGGCGGCATGGGGGCGTACTCCCCCGCGGCTCCCGCCAATCCCGATTTCGTCGACGAGGTGCGGCGCGAGATCGCGCAACCCGTGCTCGAGGCGATGGCGGAGTCGGGCTCTCCCTATCGGGGCTTCCTGTACGCCGGGCTCATGCTGACCGCCACGGGTCCGCGCGTCGTCGAGTTCAACTGTCGGATGGGAGACCCGGAGACGCAGGTCGTACTCCCGCTCACGAGTTCGAACCTGCTCGAGCCGATGCTCCGGGTCGCGCACGGCGATTCGCTCGCCGGCTGGCGCCCCGAAGCCGCTCCCGGGCACGCGCTCGTCACCGTGCTGGCGAGCGCCGGATATCCGGAAAGCGCGGATTCCGGGCGGCCGATCGAGATTCCGGCCTTCGACCCCGGCGAGGTGAGGGTGTTTCATGCCGGGACCGCGATGAAGGAGGGGCGGCTGGTCACGGCCGGAGGGCGTGTGCTCGGGATCACCGGGTTCGGCGGGACGCTCGAAGAAGCGGCGCGGCGCAGCCGCGCGGCCGCGGCCCGGATCCGATTCGACGGCGCCCATTCGCGATCCGACATCGGCTGGCACGAACTGGATCCCGGCCGGCTCGCGCCGGAAGAGTCGGCGCGAATCCATCCCTCGGGGACGGCCTCGGGCGGCTAG
- a CDS encoding M48 family metallopeptidase yields the protein MAAGDEHQRRILAQIAAVSWEHPADRAALNTLRKIPGFDLLLRKIFALFGERAIRLAFKANAVRTSERQYAWVHARLARVCEVLDVENPPECYISQTHLVNAGAVGFGEPFIVLNSSMLEILSEDEVEAVLGHEVGHIVSGHVLYRTMLILVLNLVALRYSFAGLALLPIYMGLMEWYRKSELSSDRAGLLAVQNPQVAMSALMQLAGGGRGVSLDLDEFIAQSDEYRAGGDLLDAVYKVLNVLGQTHPFAVIRVAELRDWIESGAYDRILAGEYQHRDEQDDRPYREDLREAAKGYQEGARDLFDEVDAAVDRLRDRLTGAFRGRSED from the coding sequence ATGGCGGCAGGCGACGAACACCAGAGGCGGATCCTCGCACAGATCGCTGCGGTCTCGTGGGAGCACCCGGCGGACCGGGCGGCGCTGAATACGCTGCGCAAGATCCCCGGGTTCGATCTCCTCCTGCGCAAGATCTTCGCTCTGTTCGGCGAGCGCGCGATCCGGCTAGCGTTCAAGGCCAACGCCGTGCGCACGTCCGAGCGGCAGTACGCGTGGGTTCACGCGCGCCTGGCGCGGGTGTGCGAAGTACTCGACGTAGAGAACCCGCCGGAATGCTACATCTCGCAGACACACCTGGTGAACGCGGGAGCGGTGGGCTTCGGCGAGCCGTTCATCGTCCTCAATTCCTCGATGCTCGAGATCCTGTCCGAGGACGAGGTCGAGGCCGTCCTCGGCCACGAAGTCGGACACATCGTATCCGGGCATGTGCTCTACCGGACCATGCTGATCCTGGTGCTCAACCTGGTCGCTCTCCGCTATTCGTTCGCCGGCCTTGCGCTTCTACCGATCTACATGGGCCTCATGGAGTGGTACCGGAAGAGCGAACTCTCATCGGACCGCGCCGGGCTCCTCGCGGTCCAGAACCCGCAGGTCGCGATGTCCGCGCTGATGCAGCTTGCGGGCGGCGGGCGGGGCGTCTCCCTCGACCTCGACGAGTTCATTGCACAGTCCGACGAGTACCGGGCCGGCGGCGATCTCCTCGACGCCGTCTACAAGGTGCTCAACGTGCTCGGCCAGACCCATCCGTTCGCCGTCATCCGCGTGGCCGAACTGCGCGACTGGATCGAGAGCGGCGCGTACGACCGCATCCTGGCGGGCGAATACCAGCACCGGGACGAGCAGGACGACCGCCCGTATCGCGAGGACCTTCGCGAGGCGGCGAAGGGCTATCAGGAGGGCGCGCGCGACCTCTTCGACGAGGTCGACGCCGCGGTGGATCGACTGCGGGACCGGCTGACCGGCGCCTTCAGGGGACGCTCGGAAGACTAG
- a CDS encoding cystathionine gamma-synthase encodes MDPAARRFGTRAIHAGQRPDPTTGAIMTPIFQTSTYVQDAVGAPREGYDYARVRNPTREALQGNLAALENGRYGAAFSSGLAATEAIVKAVLNAGDHLICGADVYGGVDRMLRHVWERFGVDFDFVNTGDLDQVRAAIRPETRLIHVETPSNPTMTITDIAACAAIAREAEAVLSVDNTFATPFLQRPLDEGADVVMHSTTKFLNGHSDMIGGALLTNSGELAEGFHFQQKTSGAVPGPFDCWLVLRGTKTLHLRMPAHCRNARRVVDVLQGHDEVESVRYPGLESHPQHALARRQMRDFGSMVSFDLGTEERANRFAGLTQVFQLAESLGGVESLVCVPSSMTHASVPEEKKLEIGLGPGLVRLSVGVEDGDDLAEDIEQALARL; translated from the coding sequence GTGGACCCAGCCGCCCGACGGTTCGGAACCCGGGCCATCCACGCCGGGCAGCGCCCCGATCCCACGACCGGGGCGATCATGACGCCGATCTTCCAGACATCCACATACGTCCAGGATGCCGTTGGCGCGCCGCGCGAGGGCTATGACTACGCGAGGGTCAGGAACCCCACGCGCGAAGCCCTTCAGGGAAATCTGGCCGCGCTCGAGAACGGGCGGTACGGCGCGGCATTCTCCTCGGGTCTCGCCGCGACGGAGGCGATCGTCAAGGCGGTGCTCAACGCGGGCGACCACCTCATCTGCGGCGCGGACGTCTACGGGGGCGTGGATCGCATGCTGCGCCACGTGTGGGAGCGGTTCGGGGTCGACTTCGATTTCGTGAACACGGGAGATCTCGATCAGGTTCGCGCCGCGATCCGCCCGGAGACGCGCCTCATCCATGTCGAAACGCCGAGCAACCCGACGATGACGATCACGGATATCGCGGCGTGCGCCGCGATCGCCCGCGAGGCGGAGGCCGTACTGTCCGTCGACAACACGTTTGCGACGCCTTTTCTCCAGCGCCCGCTCGACGAAGGCGCGGATGTCGTGATGCACTCGACGACGAAGTTCCTCAACGGCCACAGCGACATGATCGGCGGCGCGCTGCTCACGAACTCCGGCGAGCTCGCCGAAGGGTTTCACTTTCAGCAGAAGACGAGCGGGGCTGTCCCGGGCCCCTTCGACTGCTGGCTCGTCCTCCGCGGCACGAAGACGCTGCACCTGCGCATGCCGGCCCACTGCCGGAACGCCCGACGGGTCGTCGACGTCCTCCAGGGGCACGACGAAGTCGAATCCGTCCGCTATCCGGGCCTCGAGAGCCATCCGCAGCACGCCCTCGCCAGACGTCAGATGCGCGACTTCGGCTCCATGGTGAGCTTCGACCTGGGGACGGAGGAACGGGCCAACCGCTTCGCCGGCCTCACGCAGGTGTTCCAACTGGCCGAGAGTCTCGGCGGGGTCGAGAGCCTGGTATGCGTCCCCTCTTCGATGACCCACGCTTCGGTGCCGGAGGAAAAGAAGCTGGAGATCGGACTGGGGCCGGGACTCGTCCGACTGTCGGTGGGCGTGGAGGACGGTGACGATCTGGCGGAGGACATCGAGCAGGCCCTGGCCCGTCTCTGA
- the glmS gene encoding glutamine--fructose-6-phosphate transaminase (isomerizing), producing MCGIVGYVGTSEAIPLLLNGLRRLEYRGYDSAGLAVHTGSGLDLHKCAGRIDDLADRLIDVPLSGKAGIAHTRWATHGAPTRANAHPLTDCRGEVGLVHNGVIENCDALRTKLSELGHRFTSETDTEVVAHLIEEAFEGNLERAVAASLTQVEGTLGLAVMSAHDPARIVVARRGAPLLLGLGEKEEEGTWVASDVAAVLEHTRNIVYLEDDEMAVLTSSGHRTVDLGRKRGHVGWEPVPKEVSRVDWDLEKIEKAGYPHFMLREIHEQPHTVRDAMRGRLLAEEGTARLGGLDEFRPDIDAAERIVLTGCGTSWHAALVGEYLIESLARLPVEVEYASEFRYRNPIIAPGTLVGGISQSGETADTLAAVREAGRLGAPTFGIVNVVGSTIARETRAGIYTHAGPEIGVASTKAFLAQVVSLALLGLMIARRRGMSREEGRGFVRALDGLPALIEEVLATEDHIRQVAEEFTPARNFLYLGRGPDFPIALEGALKLKEISYIHAEGYPAAEMKHGPIALIDEDMPVVFVAPRGAVYSKVLVNIEEVKTRGGRVIALVTRRDTDLAGKVDHLIPVPATLPLLQPIVNVVPLQLLAYHIAVLRGCDVDRPRNLAKTVTVE from the coding sequence ATGTGCGGCATCGTCGGCTACGTCGGGACATCGGAGGCGATCCCCCTTCTTCTGAACGGGCTTCGCCGCCTCGAGTACCGCGGGTACGACTCGGCGGGCCTCGCCGTCCACACCGGTTCCGGGCTCGATCTCCACAAGTGCGCGGGCCGCATCGACGATCTGGCGGACCGGCTCATCGACGTCCCGCTGTCCGGAAAGGCCGGAATCGCTCACACCCGCTGGGCGACACACGGCGCGCCCACCCGCGCGAACGCCCATCCGTTGACGGACTGCCGGGGCGAGGTAGGGCTGGTCCACAACGGCGTGATCGAGAACTGCGACGCACTGCGGACGAAGCTCTCCGAACTTGGCCACCGCTTCACGTCGGAGACCGATACCGAGGTCGTCGCGCACCTGATCGAGGAAGCGTTCGAGGGGAACCTCGAGCGCGCCGTCGCCGCCTCGCTGACCCAGGTGGAAGGCACGCTCGGGCTGGCCGTCATGAGCGCGCACGACCCGGCGCGGATCGTCGTCGCGCGCCGCGGCGCCCCTCTGCTGCTCGGTCTCGGGGAGAAGGAGGAAGAAGGGACCTGGGTGGCTTCGGACGTGGCCGCGGTTCTCGAACACACCCGTAACATCGTGTATCTCGAGGACGACGAGATGGCCGTCCTCACCTCTTCCGGGCACCGGACCGTCGATCTCGGGAGAAAACGCGGCCACGTCGGCTGGGAGCCCGTTCCGAAGGAAGTCAGCCGCGTCGACTGGGACCTGGAGAAGATCGAAAAGGCGGGATACCCGCACTTCATGCTCCGCGAGATTCACGAACAGCCGCACACCGTGCGCGATGCGATGCGGGGCCGACTGCTGGCGGAGGAAGGCACGGCTCGGCTGGGCGGACTCGACGAGTTCCGCCCGGACATCGACGCGGCCGAGCGCATCGTCCTCACCGGGTGCGGGACGAGCTGGCATGCGGCGCTCGTCGGGGAGTACCTCATCGAGTCACTCGCGCGCCTTCCGGTCGAGGTCGAATACGCCTCCGAGTTCCGATACCGGAACCCGATCATCGCTCCGGGGACCCTGGTGGGCGGCATCTCCCAGTCGGGGGAGACCGCGGACACGCTCGCGGCCGTGCGCGAAGCCGGACGGCTCGGGGCCCCCACCTTTGGAATCGTCAACGTTGTGGGCTCGACGATCGCGCGGGAGACGCGCGCCGGAATCTACACGCACGCCGGTCCGGAGATCGGCGTCGCGTCCACGAAGGCCTTCCTGGCGCAAGTCGTTTCCCTCGCGCTCCTCGGCCTCATGATCGCGCGGCGCCGCGGGATGAGCCGCGAGGAAGGCCGCGGCTTCGTGCGCGCCCTGGACGGGCTTCCCGCCCTCATCGAAGAGGTTCTGGCAACGGAGGACCACATCCGGCAGGTGGCGGAGGAGTTCACGCCCGCGCGCAACTTCCTCTATCTGGGGCGGGGCCCGGACTTCCCGATCGCCCTCGAGGGGGCGCTCAAGTTGAAGGAGATCTCCTACATCCATGCCGAGGGTTACCCGGCAGCCGAGATGAAGCATGGGCCGATCGCGCTCATCGACGAGGACATGCCCGTCGTCTTCGTGGCTCCGCGCGGCGCCGTCTACTCGAAGGTGCTCGTGAACATCGAGGAAGTGAAAACGCGCGGCGGCCGCGTCATCGCGCTCGTGACCCGCCGGGACACCGATCTCGCCGGCAAGGTGGATCACCTGATCCCGGTGCCCGCGACGCTGCCTCTCTTGCAACCGATCGTCAACGTCGTTCCGCTGCAGCTTCTCGCCTACCATATCGCGGTCCTGCGGGGCTGCGACGTGGATCGTCCGCGGAACCTCGCGAAGACCGTGACGGTCGAGTAG
- a CDS encoding DUF1232 domain-containing protein → MPSAYLQGMKDQVARYAGTLRDVVILAPVYGLLMFTLMKDPRLTRQQRILVDAAIAYLVSPDDVIPEDEVGPYGFLDDVFCCAYVTHRIGEELGWDVVEEHWTGERSALEVSNNLLARERELLGGAGDDVLEFAGLLDRRSDAEAERPQLVLTAAGR, encoded by the coding sequence ATGCCAAGCGCCTACCTCCAGGGGATGAAGGATCAGGTCGCACGATACGCCGGCACGTTGCGTGACGTCGTCATCCTCGCGCCCGTCTACGGTTTGTTGATGTTCACCCTCATGAAGGACCCGCGCCTGACTCGGCAGCAGCGGATTCTGGTGGATGCGGCCATCGCCTACCTCGTGAGCCCGGATGATGTGATCCCGGAAGATGAGGTCGGGCCGTACGGTTTTCTGGATGATGTTTTCTGCTGTGCGTACGTGACGCACCGGATCGGAGAGGAGCTTGGCTGGGATGTGGTGGAGGAGCACTGGACCGGCGAGCGATCGGCGCTCGAGGTCTCGAACAACCTGCTCGCCCGCGAGCGGGAACTGCTCGGTGGGGCAGGCGATGACGTCCTCGAATTCGCGGGACTCCTCGACCGGCGGTCGGACGCTGAAGCGGAACGCCCCCAACTCGTCCTCACGGCGGCC